A window of the Isosphaera pallida ATCC 43644 genome harbors these coding sequences:
- a CDS encoding NADH-quinone oxidoreductase subunit J, with translation MIEPNLARDVILAAVVTLLGAAGTFLVLPHRHGVGKSKRSGVIGGVLLLLALAVLALFLRPPSPLISAVFHTVFSLSAVAAAAAMIASRDPVHSALWFAVTVLSTAGLFLLAGAQFLAAGTVIVYAGAIIVMFLFVIMLAQQQGRATYDRMSRNPKAAVFGVSLLLWTLLYAILAARSAPPLGPSPEATAPLEARSAAVARGAAGSSDPADRIAQAALAPTARLAPTISVEQMLATLPAQANPPPHVAALGGTLYSDHVVSVLVAAALLFVSMVGAVAIIALPQRGRSGSPEGRDDTPDPPDDAARPWMAVGPLPTPAPLNPPRP, from the coding sequence GTGATCGAACCCAACCTGGCGCGGGATGTGATCCTGGCCGCGGTGGTGACCCTGTTGGGAGCCGCGGGCACCTTTTTGGTGCTGCCTCATCGCCACGGCGTCGGTAAGTCCAAACGCTCGGGCGTGATTGGCGGCGTGCTGCTGTTGCTGGCCCTGGCGGTCCTGGCGTTGTTTCTGCGTCCGCCCAGCCCGCTGATCTCGGCCGTGTTCCACACTGTCTTCAGCCTCTCAGCAGTGGCCGCGGCCGCGGCGATGATCGCCAGCCGCGACCCGGTGCATTCGGCACTTTGGTTCGCGGTGACGGTGCTTTCGACCGCCGGACTGTTCCTCCTGGCCGGAGCACAGTTCCTGGCGGCGGGAACGGTGATCGTCTATGCCGGGGCGATCATCGTGATGTTTCTATTCGTGATCATGCTGGCCCAACAACAAGGCCGGGCTACCTACGACCGAATGAGCCGCAACCCCAAAGCGGCGGTCTTCGGCGTCTCGCTGCTGCTCTGGACTTTGCTCTACGCCATCCTCGCAGCCCGCTCGGCCCCACCGCTTGGCCCGTCGCCCGAAGCGACCGCCCCGCTAGAAGCCCGCTCAGCCGCCGTAGCGCGAGGGGCCGCGGGCTCGTCGGACCCCGCCGACCGCATCGCCCAGGCAGCCCTCGCCCCGACCGCCCGGCTCGCCCCCACCATCAGCGTGGAACAAATGCTGGCGACCCTGCCCGCCCAAGCCAACCCACCCCCCCACGTCGCGGCCCTAGGCGGCACCCTCTACAGCGATCACGTCGTCTCGGTGCTGGTGGCCGCTGCGCTTCTCTTCGTCAGCATGGTCGGTGCCGTGGCAATCATCGCCCTGCCCCAACGCGGACGGAGCGGCTCGCCCGAAGGCCGCGACGACACCCCCGACCCGCCCGACGACGCAGCGCGTCCCTGGATGGCCGTCGGTCCCTTACCCACCCCGGCCCCCTTGAACCCGCCCCGTCCCTGA
- the nuoH gene encoding NADH-quinone oxidoreductase subunit NuoH translates to MPQPLIDLLNILFGLGLIQMAVVIGTTMGVTAYLILLERKVAAFAQDRLGPNRAGPLGLIQAIADGLKLLVKEDFTPAYVNKPLFTLAPMIAMIGGLITYAVVPFGPVSADGLYIGPVGPIQFQIAPHVDIGILYMFAVSSLTVYGVVLAGYSSNNKYSFLGGLRSSAQIISYEVPLGLSIMGMVLLAGSLDLTRIIHWQDRNVWGIVAQPLGFFIFLVSAFAETNRLPFDLPESEQELVGGFHTEYSSMRWAMFFLGEYLHVIAVSLLVAILFLGGWDLPFPFHHVLDQDQTGWVPALLKTVVLCVKVGALIFFIMWVRWTLFRFRYDTLMNLAWKALIPLALLNLVVTATAVQFLRG, encoded by the coding sequence ATGCCCCAACCCCTGATCGACCTGTTGAACATCTTGTTCGGCCTGGGCCTGATCCAGATGGCCGTGGTGATCGGCACGACGATGGGCGTGACCGCCTACCTGATTCTGCTGGAACGCAAGGTGGCCGCCTTCGCGCAGGACCGCCTGGGACCTAACCGAGCCGGACCACTTGGGTTGATTCAAGCGATTGCCGATGGCTTGAAACTGCTGGTCAAGGAGGATTTCACCCCAGCGTATGTGAACAAGCCGCTGTTCACTTTGGCTCCCATGATCGCCATGATCGGCGGCCTGATTACCTACGCAGTCGTCCCGTTTGGACCAGTCTCGGCCGATGGACTGTACATCGGGCCGGTTGGGCCAATTCAATTCCAGATTGCACCTCATGTGGATATCGGCATTCTTTATATGTTTGCCGTCAGCAGCTTGACAGTGTACGGGGTGGTGTTGGCGGGGTATTCGTCGAACAATAAGTATTCGTTTCTAGGAGGTTTGCGCTCTAGTGCCCAGATTATCAGCTACGAGGTGCCGCTGGGTTTGTCGATCATGGGCATGGTGTTGCTGGCCGGTTCACTCGACTTGACCCGGATTATCCACTGGCAGGACCGCAACGTGTGGGGGATCGTGGCCCAACCCTTGGGCTTTTTCATCTTTCTGGTCAGCGCCTTTGCGGAGACTAACCGGCTGCCGTTCGACCTGCCGGAGTCGGAACAGGAACTGGTGGGCGGCTTCCACACCGAGTACTCCTCGATGCGGTGGGCAATGTTCTTCTTGGGCGAATATTTGCATGTCATCGCGGTGAGCCTGCTGGTGGCGATCCTGTTCCTGGGCGGTTGGGACTTGCCGTTCCCGTTCCACCATGTGCTGGACCAGGATCAGACCGGCTGGGTGCCAGCGCTGCTCAAGACGGTGGTGCTTTGCGTCAAGGTCGGCGCGTTGATCTTTTTCATCATGTGGGTGCGTTGGACCTTGTTCCGCTTCCGCTACGACACGCTGATGAACCTGGCTTGGAAGGCCCTGATTCCCCTGGCGCTGCTCAATCTGGTGGTAACCGCGACGGCAGTTCAGTTCCTGCGGGGTTGA
- a CDS encoding complex I subunit 4 family protein, which translates to MAIVLVLTILVPLAIGAGLLLMPSSQPGGGRAAALVGTLLSLTLALTLAATFPAGTEGYQHVLRVPWLTLGQGAQIQFAFGLDGVSLWLFTLAPLLTLTAVLASWEVVTERSSAYYGLMLMLCAGMMGVFASLDVVLFYVFFEFTLIPGFFLIGLWGGPQRREAAVTFVLYTLAGSLLTLVGVVALVAIAHQYGEGRPLTFSIPELTAILSNLNWSAWNRSGGSLLQPTPQALVFLLLLAGFAVKTPIVPFHGWLPAAYTQAPTPVTILLSGGLSKLGAYGLIRFNLGMTPLGLVDFAEPLAVLAVVGILYGALVALAQPNLKSMVAYSSLSHMGFIVLGLVALNPTALDGAVVQMVNHGISSAALFLGVALIQRRYQTADMDLVQGVWSKIPALAVFVIIAALGSAGLPGLNGFVGEFPILAGAFEYRAAIGVFAALGMILGAWYLIGMVRNVMFGPASPRVVERSRSLSPVELAAFLPVTALTVLLGIAPALVLDKMSPALVPTAQRIEHARLVARATQTPPPVEPQPPATTKPQPDPAADPSVAILRDPHPQP; encoded by the coding sequence ATGGCGATTGTGTTGGTGCTGACGATCCTGGTGCCGCTGGCGATTGGGGCGGGGCTCTTGCTGATGCCTTCGTCGCAGCCCGGCGGCGGTCGGGCCGCGGCCTTGGTCGGCACGTTGTTGAGCCTGACGCTGGCGTTGACGCTGGCGGCAACTTTCCCCGCCGGGACCGAGGGGTATCAGCATGTGCTGCGGGTGCCTTGGCTCACCCTGGGCCAGGGAGCGCAAATCCAGTTCGCCTTCGGCTTGGACGGAGTCAGCCTATGGCTCTTCACGCTGGCCCCGCTGCTGACCCTCACGGCGGTCCTCGCCTCGTGGGAGGTCGTCACCGAACGCTCCTCGGCCTACTACGGGCTGATGCTGATGCTCTGCGCCGGGATGATGGGAGTGTTCGCCAGCCTGGACGTGGTGCTGTTCTACGTCTTCTTCGAGTTCACCCTGATCCCCGGCTTCTTCCTGATCGGTCTATGGGGCGGTCCCCAGCGGCGGGAGGCAGCGGTGACCTTCGTGCTATACACCCTGGCGGGAAGCCTTCTCACCCTAGTGGGGGTGGTGGCCCTGGTGGCGATCGCCCACCAGTACGGCGAGGGCCGGCCGCTGACCTTCTCGATCCCAGAACTGACCGCGATCCTCTCGAACCTCAACTGGTCGGCCTGGAACCGCTCGGGTGGCTCGCTGCTGCAACCAACGCCTCAAGCCTTGGTGTTCCTGCTGCTTTTGGCCGGGTTTGCAGTCAAGACGCCGATTGTGCCATTTCACGGCTGGCTGCCGGCCGCCTACACCCAGGCCCCCACTCCGGTGACGATCCTGCTCTCTGGCGGCCTCTCCAAACTGGGAGCCTATGGCCTGATCCGGTTCAATTTGGGCATGACCCCGCTGGGCTTGGTCGATTTCGCCGAACCCCTGGCGGTGCTGGCGGTCGTTGGAATCCTCTACGGAGCGCTGGTGGCGCTGGCTCAGCCCAACCTCAAGAGCATGGTGGCCTACAGCTCATTAAGCCACATGGGGTTCATCGTGCTGGGCCTCGTCGCGCTCAACCCCACCGCGCTGGACGGGGCGGTCGTCCAAATGGTCAACCACGGCATCTCCTCGGCAGCGCTCTTTCTGGGCGTGGCGCTGATCCAACGACGCTACCAAACCGCCGACATGGACCTGGTGCAGGGGGTTTGGAGCAAGATTCCCGCCTTAGCGGTCTTCGTGATCATCGCAGCGCTAGGCTCGGCCGGTCTGCCGGGACTCAACGGCTTCGTGGGCGAGTTCCCGATCCTGGCGGGCGCGTTCGAGTATCGGGCGGCGATCGGAGTCTTTGCCGCGCTGGGAATGATTCTCGGGGCGTGGTACTTGATCGGCATGGTCCGCAACGTGATGTTCGGCCCGGCCAGCCCACGCGTGGTCGAACGGTCCCGCTCCCTAAGCCCGGTCGAACTGGCCGCCTTTCTGCCGGTGACCGCGCTGACGGTCCTGCTGGGGATCGCCCCCGCGCTGGTGCTGGACAAGATGAGTCCGGCGCTGGTGCCGACCGCCCAACGAATCGAACACGCCCGTCTGGTGGCCCGGGCCACCCAGACTCCCCCGCCTGTTGAGCCGCAACCGCCCGCGACTACCAAACCGCAGCCCGACCCCGCCGCCGACCCATCGGTGGCGATCCTGCGCGACCCTCACCCTCAACCCTGA
- a CDS encoding NADH-quinone oxidoreductase subunit N → MTPSASVFETVSNTLWILTPELFLLAVASVMMTLCAFVTWPRAVWATIAGSALLACLPILLITSNVTLPDYAASILNDPLAFWSRLGLLGTGLILTILAADRIEHAKSGEFFGSLLMIQTGVMLTASANDLALLFLGLELVSIPTYLLLFLGRRSDVEREAATKYFLLSLFSSAVLLFGMAYLYGLTGVSNLRAIGGLLSDPAALPGGSAGATLGIVALVFVVGGLGFRLASVPFHFYAPDVYQGTATILTALLSWIPKAVGVLALIRLVIGTLGFAPELRDPGIILGFVVAVGTLTVGNFLALAQTNLKRLMAYSSISHAGYLMVGLTAAFVDGSAGRQVTGVEAMLVYLGAYGVTTLGFFAGLLALTPPHPGRPTPANLPPPDAQGPVVIDDLAGLARSRPGVALGLAACLVSLAGLPPTLGFLGKFEVFAAAIAAGGRLESRAFVTLVAIAALNAAIGAYYYLRLIVAMYLRDPIRPSAADFDASTATPTPPVNLGACSMLTVCALASVFLGLAPNWLTGPSSSAALGVRTLPPPPPVVVTEDQPTLTRNVPVPSMPAPVAVSTPRSDETSVVATSADKEL, encoded by the coding sequence ATGACGCCCTCCGCCTCCGTCTTCGAGACCGTCTCGAACACGCTCTGGATTCTGACGCCGGAACTGTTCCTGCTGGCGGTCGCAAGCGTCATGATGACCCTGTGCGCCTTCGTCACCTGGCCCCGCGCAGTCTGGGCGACAATCGCCGGCTCGGCCCTCCTGGCCTGCCTGCCGATCCTGCTGATCACCTCCAACGTCACCCTGCCCGACTACGCCGCCTCCATCCTCAACGACCCCCTGGCCTTCTGGAGCCGCTTGGGTCTGCTCGGCACCGGCCTGATCCTAACCATCCTCGCCGCCGACCGCATCGAACACGCCAAGTCCGGCGAGTTCTTCGGCAGCCTGCTCATGATCCAAACCGGCGTCATGCTCACCGCCTCGGCCAACGACCTGGCCCTACTCTTCCTGGGTCTCGAACTGGTGAGCATTCCTACCTATTTATTGCTATTTTTGGGACGACGGAGCGACGTGGAGCGGGAAGCCGCGACCAAATATTTTCTGCTGAGCCTATTCTCCTCGGCGGTACTGCTATTTGGTATGGCATATCTCTATGGGTTGACTGGGGTTTCCAATCTGAGGGCCATCGGCGGGTTGTTGAGCGATCCGGCCGCGTTGCCGGGCGGCTCGGCTGGGGCGACGCTGGGGATCGTGGCGCTGGTGTTCGTGGTGGGCGGGCTAGGCTTTCGGCTGGCGAGCGTGCCGTTCCACTTCTACGCCCCCGACGTGTATCAGGGAACCGCCACCATTTTGACCGCGTTGCTGTCGTGGATTCCCAAGGCAGTGGGGGTGCTGGCGTTGATCCGCCTCGTGATCGGCACCCTCGGCTTCGCGCCGGAGTTGCGCGACCCCGGAATTATTTTGGGGTTCGTGGTCGCGGTGGGGACGCTGACGGTGGGCAACTTCCTGGCGCTGGCGCAGACGAATCTGAAACGTCTGATGGCCTACTCGTCGATCTCGCACGCGGGCTATCTGATGGTGGGGCTGACCGCGGCGTTCGTGGATGGCTCAGCAGGCCGTCAAGTGACTGGGGTGGAGGCGATGTTGGTCTATCTGGGAGCCTACGGCGTAACAACCCTGGGCTTCTTCGCCGGGCTTTTGGCGCTGACGCCTCCCCATCCTGGTCGTCCCACCCCGGCCAACCTCCCGCCTCCTGACGCCCAGGGGCCGGTCGTCATCGACGACCTGGCCGGTCTGGCCCGTAGTCGCCCTGGCGTCGCGCTGGGATTGGCCGCCTGCCTGGTGAGTCTGGCCGGTCTGCCGCCCACCCTCGGCTTCCTAGGCAAGTTCGAGGTCTTCGCCGCGGCGATCGCCGCGGGCGGACGGCTGGAAAGTCGCGCGTTCGTGACGCTGGTGGCGATCGCCGCCCTCAATGCAGCGATTGGCGCATACTACTATTTACGTCTGATCGTTGCCATGTACCTGCGCGACCCGATTCGTCCATCCGCCGCCGACTTCGACGCTTCGACAGCGACACCCACGCCGCCGGTCAACCTGGGGGCGTGTTCGATGTTGACCGTGTGCGCATTGGCGTCGGTCTTTCTGGGACTCGCACCTAACTGGCTGACCGGTCCATCGAGTTCGGCCGCGTTAGGGGTACGGACCCTGCCACCACCCCCGCCGGTGGTCGTGACCGAGGATCAACCGACGCTGACCCGAAATGTTCCGGTTCCGTCGATGCCCGCCCCGGTTGCGGTCTCCACGCCGCGTTCCGACGAAACCTCAGTGGTGGCCACGTCCGCGGACAAGGAGTTATAA
- the nuoL gene encoding NADH-quinone oxidoreductase subunit L, producing MIDALASNAWLVPGLPLLAAIATFALGRRLGRYAPLPALIGVGASALVANLLLFGLPTAATGGSDAGETFQALTVAYRWIEVAGLSAPVELRLDSLSLTMIGMVTFVAALIVIFAVGYMADDSAQPRFFAVVSLFVAAMTLLVLSNNFVLTYAGWEGVGLCSYLLIGHYHAKPSAADAARKAFLVNRIGDVGFALAIFLIWTSFGHSARYDDTILSPELSEAAGATLTAIALLLFWAATAKSAQIPLYTWLPDAMEGPTPVSALIHAATMVTAGVYLLARAAPLFALVPQVQLIVATIGCLTAIVSALIALTQTDLKRVLAYSTVSQLGYMFMALGAGVGKVAQFAVIAAMFHLLTHAFFKALLFLGSGSVMHAMGGVIDMRRFGGLARRLPITASTFAVGALALAGFPLSSGFFSKDEILVALKEASRQSEGGAALGYGIIYWIALLTALLTAFYIGRAFCMTFLGPEKLPTPSDPEADPAEAHDHGHGHDHGHGHERGRESPPIMTGPLVVLTIFAALAGFVLGPSHLLAHWLEATPGLHELPHGRDSYTDMTTVLLGTLAGLLGLGAALYWYRNGRPEVGSLPVRLADHPTTRPLYLASLNKFRVDEFYNATVVLIARGLAKLSDIFELVVVEPLTRGIASLPKLLGRLVFAPYQNGLVQSYAAVTALGVAILLLALLLMS from the coding sequence GTGATTGACGCGCTGGCCTCGAACGCCTGGCTGGTGCCGGGCCTGCCCTTGTTGGCGGCGATCGCCACCTTCGCCCTGGGACGACGCTTGGGCCGTTACGCCCCATTGCCGGCCCTGATCGGGGTAGGTGCCTCGGCGTTGGTCGCTAACCTTCTGCTGTTCGGCCTGCCCACCGCCGCGACCGGCGGCTCGGATGCCGGCGAGACCTTCCAGGCGTTGACGGTCGCCTACCGCTGGATCGAGGTCGCCGGTCTCAGCGCCCCGGTGGAACTCAGGCTGGACAGCCTGTCGCTGACCATGATCGGCATGGTCACCTTCGTGGCCGCGCTGATTGTGATCTTCGCGGTCGGCTACATGGCCGATGACTCGGCGCAACCGCGATTCTTCGCGGTGGTGTCGCTGTTCGTGGCCGCAATGACCCTGTTGGTGCTGTCCAATAACTTCGTGCTCACCTACGCCGGTTGGGAAGGCGTGGGGTTGTGCAGTTACCTCCTGATCGGCCACTACCATGCCAAACCCTCGGCCGCCGACGCGGCCCGCAAGGCGTTTCTGGTCAACCGGATCGGCGACGTCGGCTTCGCACTGGCGATCTTCCTGATCTGGACCAGCTTCGGCCACTCGGCACGCTACGACGATACGATCCTCTCGCCCGAGTTGAGCGAGGCAGCCGGGGCGACCCTAACGGCAATTGCCCTGCTGCTCTTCTGGGCGGCGACCGCCAAAAGCGCCCAGATTCCCCTCTACACCTGGCTACCTGACGCGATGGAAGGCCCCACGCCGGTCTCAGCGCTGATCCACGCGGCCACGATGGTCACCGCCGGGGTCTATCTGCTGGCCCGCGCCGCCCCTCTGTTTGCGCTGGTGCCCCAGGTCCAACTGATCGTGGCGACCATCGGCTGCCTCACCGCGATCGTCTCGGCCCTCATCGCTCTGACCCAAACCGACCTCAAACGAGTTCTGGCCTACTCGACAGTCAGTCAACTCGGCTACATGTTCATGGCACTGGGGGCCGGCGTGGGCAAGGTCGCGCAGTTCGCGGTGATCGCGGCGATGTTCCATCTGCTCACCCACGCCTTCTTCAAAGCGTTGCTGTTCCTTGGATCCGGCAGCGTGATGCACGCGATGGGTGGCGTGATCGACATGCGACGGTTCGGCGGCCTGGCGCGACGGTTGCCGATCACCGCCTCGACCTTCGCGGTCGGCGCGCTGGCCCTAGCCGGGTTCCCGCTCTCCTCCGGCTTCTTCAGCAAGGACGAAATCTTGGTCGCCCTCAAGGAAGCCTCCCGCCAGTCCGAAGGAGGAGCCGCGCTGGGCTATGGAATCATCTACTGGATCGCGTTACTGACGGCACTCTTGACCGCCTTCTACATCGGTCGAGCCTTCTGCATGACCTTCCTAGGGCCGGAGAAACTCCCCACACCCTCCGACCCCGAAGCCGACCCCGCCGAAGCCCACGATCATGGACATGGACATGACCACGGCCACGGTCATGAACGCGGGCGGGAGTCGCCGCCGATCATGACCGGCCCGCTGGTCGTGTTGACGATCTTTGCAGCCCTAGCCGGGTTCGTGCTGGGACCCTCGCACCTGCTAGCGCATTGGCTGGAGGCCACACCAGGGCTGCACGAGTTGCCCCACGGGCGCGACTCTTACACCGATATGACCACCGTGTTATTAGGCACGCTGGCCGGGTTGCTGGGTCTGGGCGCGGCGCTATATTGGTACCGCAACGGACGCCCCGAGGTTGGCTCGCTGCCGGTTCGTCTGGCGGACCATCCGACGACCCGTCCGCTATACCTCGCCTCGTTGAACAAATTCCGGGTGGACGAGTTCTATAACGCCACAGTGGTGCTGATAGCGCGGGGGTTGGCCAAACTGTCCGACATTTTCGAACTCGTGGTAGTCGAACCGTTGACCCGCGGAATCGCCAGCCTGCCCAAACTGTTGGGCCGCCTGGTGTTCGCCCCCTATCAAAACGGTCTGGTGCAATCCTACGCGGCGGTGACGGCGCTGGGAGTGGCCATCCTGCTGTTGGCGTTGTTGTTGATGTCTTGA
- the nuoK gene encoding NADH-quinone oxidoreductase subunit NuoK: MPPFLYPDLVNAMIVGATLFALGMIGFLTRRNLIVMFLSVELMLQGVALTFVGFGRYHGNWNGQVFTILILTVAACEAGLALALILILFSRRQSLDVSLWTELREADAPLPPDDPELAEPIEQIPGPETYPKLPRAGVKPALSGPVWEQRRD, from the coding sequence ATGCCGCCGTTTCTGTACCCCGATCTGGTGAACGCGATGATCGTCGGCGCAACCCTATTCGCGCTGGGGATGATCGGGTTTCTCACCCGACGCAACCTAATCGTCATGTTCCTGTCGGTCGAGTTGATGCTTCAAGGCGTGGCCCTCACCTTCGTGGGCTTTGGCCGGTATCACGGCAATTGGAATGGACAAGTTTTCACGATTCTGATTTTGACGGTGGCCGCGTGCGAGGCGGGTTTGGCGTTGGCGTTGATCCTGATTCTGTTCAGCCGCCGCCAATCGCTGGACGTGTCGTTGTGGACCGAGCTGCGGGAGGCTGACGCGCCGCTTCCGCCGGACGATCCGGAATTGGCCGAGCCGATCGAACAGATACCCGGTCCCGAGACCTACCCCAAACTCCCCCGCGCCGGCGTGAAACCGGCCCTCTCCGGTCCGGTCTGGGAGCAACGACGTGATTGA
- a CDS encoding molybdopterin-dependent oxidoreductase: MATIQINGIDYTLPDHEKLNAIQAAARFGVEIPYYCWHPALSVVANCRMCEVEIGTKDPASGEVKWIPKLVPGCQTPAKDGTAIRTDSEKVKNHQKMIMEFLLLNHPLDCPVCDQAGECGLQDYSYERGQAVHRFVEERTINPRKQVSPTIQLNQDRCIMCTRCVRFTREISQTGELQVIRRGHHAEIDVFADLAVDNPLSGNVVDLCPVGALLDTTTLHAQRAWYLTKHDGICTRCSSGCNLSVETNKGRVWRYKPRHNPEVNDYWICDAGRYSAGDAHAEDLLPGCFRLETPGADHVAIEPLEAVAELGRRLHTIAAEGGAILGVIGPYQTVEEAFWLASYLKSLGERITLALGPVTFEGVDRIFAPDKRTGRSGDTSFVVPRSFVIRAEKAPNRLGVEAVLRHFQGEVIGFKAALEQVAAGRFQAVHLAIGSPIDWIDQTTAEMIRNHVSFVSLTDTRISPLAHLADLVLAGATAVEKAGCYVNAQGRLQRSKAALPPRPGTLPDLDIAALLLGRADLPPKSSQALAELGQTIPAFQAVRDGVVPPLGVVLEPLKPDGSALDNGAPPAPDGFEPFQDTWFLPKQERVEVSF; this comes from the coding sequence ATGGCGACGATCCAGATCAACGGGATCGACTACACCCTGCCCGACCACGAGAAGCTCAACGCCATCCAGGCCGCGGCCCGGTTCGGGGTCGAGATTCCCTACTACTGCTGGCACCCCGCGCTATCGGTGGTGGCCAACTGCCGTATGTGCGAGGTCGAGATCGGCACCAAAGACCCGGCCAGCGGCGAGGTCAAATGGATTCCCAAACTCGTCCCCGGTTGCCAAACCCCCGCCAAGGACGGCACCGCCATCCGCACTGACAGCGAGAAAGTCAAGAATCATCAAAAGATGATTATGGAATTCCTGCTGCTCAACCACCCGCTGGATTGTCCGGTGTGCGATCAAGCGGGGGAATGCGGGTTGCAGGACTACTCCTACGAACGCGGTCAAGCCGTCCACCGCTTCGTCGAGGAGCGGACCATCAACCCCCGCAAGCAGGTTTCGCCCACGATTCAGCTGAATCAGGACCGCTGCATCATGTGCACCCGCTGCGTGCGGTTCACCCGGGAAATCTCCCAGACCGGCGAACTCCAGGTCATACGTCGCGGCCACCACGCCGAAATCGACGTCTTCGCCGACCTCGCCGTGGACAACCCGCTTTCCGGCAACGTGGTCGATCTCTGTCCGGTTGGCGCGCTGTTGGACACCACCACCCTGCACGCCCAACGCGCTTGGTATCTCACCAAACACGACGGGATTTGCACCCGCTGCTCCAGCGGTTGCAACCTCTCGGTCGAAACCAATAAGGGACGAGTCTGGCGGTACAAGCCACGGCACAACCCCGAAGTCAACGATTACTGGATCTGCGACGCCGGACGCTATAGCGCCGGGGACGCCCACGCTGAGGATCTGCTGCCGGGGTGCTTCCGTTTGGAGACCCCCGGGGCCGACCATGTCGCTATCGAACCATTGGAGGCGGTCGCGGAATTGGGCCGTCGGCTCCACACCATCGCCGCCGAAGGGGGAGCGATCCTGGGAGTGATCGGGCCATACCAGACGGTCGAAGAAGCCTTCTGGCTGGCCTCTTACCTCAAAAGCCTGGGTGAACGCATCACCCTGGCGCTGGGTCCGGTGACGTTCGAAGGTGTGGATCGCATCTTCGCGCCAGACAAGCGCACTGGCCGCAGCGGTGACACGAGCTTCGTGGTACCGCGTTCGTTCGTCATCCGGGCCGAGAAAGCCCCCAACCGCCTGGGTGTCGAGGCGGTGCTGCGGCACTTCCAAGGTGAAGTGATCGGATTCAAGGCGGCGCTGGAGCAAGTTGCCGCGGGCCGCTTCCAGGCGGTCCACCTGGCGATCGGCTCGCCAATCGACTGGATCGACCAGACGACAGCCGAGATGATCCGCAATCACGTCAGCTTCGTCAGCCTGACCGACACCCGAATCAGCCCACTGGCCCATCTGGCCGACCTTGTGCTGGCTGGAGCCACCGCCGTTGAGAAAGCCGGTTGCTACGTCAATGCCCAAGGCCGCCTGCAACGCAGCAAGGCGGCACTGCCGCCCCGCCCCGGTACGCTGCCCGACCTGGACATCGCAGCACTCCTGTTGGGCCGCGCCGACCTGCCGCCCAAGTCGTCGCAGGCGCTGGCGGAACTTGGTCAGACGATCCCGGCGTTCCAGGCGGTCCGAGACGGTGTGGTGCCGCCGCTGGGTGTGGTGCTGGAGCCGCTCAAGCCAGACGGTTCGGCGCTGGACAACGGAGCGCCTCCAGCACCCGACGGCTTCGAACCCTTCCAAGATACCTGGTTCCTCCCCAAGCAGGAGCGAGTCGAGGTGTCGTTCTGA
- a CDS encoding NuoI/complex I 23 kDa subunit family protein: MKIDDPRLKKLEPPKLTLAERTYLPQVLSGLALTAHHMLGTVMGRHLTSQYPEEVHTPSQNYRGVHRLNKDEEGRVKCVACMLCATACPVHCIDIVPATAPPSWPDREKYPESFVIDELRCIYCGMCEEACPVDAIELTGLYDLTGLSREEMIFDKTKLLSVFDLTRETEPMKSTGPAEVVAAAAGSPSVSVAALSEARES; the protein is encoded by the coding sequence ATGAAGATCGACGACCCCCGGCTGAAGAAGCTGGAGCCGCCCAAGCTGACTTTGGCGGAACGCACCTACTTGCCCCAGGTCTTGTCCGGGTTGGCCCTAACGGCGCACCATATGCTCGGTACGGTGATGGGCCGTCACCTGACTAGTCAGTACCCCGAAGAGGTCCACACCCCCAGCCAGAACTATCGGGGAGTACACCGGCTCAACAAGGACGAGGAGGGCCGGGTCAAATGCGTGGCGTGCATGTTGTGCGCCACAGCCTGCCCGGTGCATTGCATTGATATTGTGCCGGCAACCGCGCCGCCAAGTTGGCCGGATCGGGAAAAATACCCCGAAAGCTTCGTCATCGACGAACTGCGTTGCATCTACTGCGGGATGTGCGAGGAAGCCTGCCCAGTGGACGCTATCGAATTGACCGGGCTTTACGACCTGACCGGCCTCTCGCGGGAAGAAATGATTTTCGATAAAACCAAGCTGCTCTCGGTGTTTGACCTGACCCGAGAGACCGAACCGATGAAATCGACCGGTCCGGCGGAAGTGGTCGCGGCCGCTGCCGGTTCCCCCTCCGTTTCCGTCGCCGCCTTGAGCGAGGCCCGAGAGTCGTGA